A window of the Candidatus Wallbacteria bacterium genome harbors these coding sequences:
- a CDS encoding C1 family peptidase gives MKKYFGFLLTVLFISSLSAKINTFSRFTKDVEFKAAQSQCLKEGAKYTVNPDTITGDIPLEKLCGLKIPKNINQDLKDNKLVLPRLKAALPQKFDWREKGGVTACKHQGECGSCWAFASIGVLEAAIKIKDKQEVDLSEQDLLCCNPWGDGCGGGWISAVKFFKTEGAALERDYPYLGYDAECKNSIKRPFRIKSCGYIGNSVSEIKQAIQEYGPVCSVVAADRVFKQYSGGIFNHDSMNGINHAIMLVGWDDTLGENGCWILKNSWGTRWGENGFMNIEYGRCQVGASNVAVVYEGNPPVSPDPAPTPSPDPAPNPAPDPSPNPAPGPSPNPAPSPSPNPAPDPSPDPVPAKNGSARVMADDGGNLSNNDAGIFRDGLKNIGWKIESFLENSQVEKKCFNPETPIDLVYFTGHGAPGYIHFENGGINREEVSGKNVKYLISATCLTVAENIWKQNFGQGLKSVMGYYQTSYDGPDDDVASIFTKAINGLSPDADVTRYVSAWKKANLESNGGLEDRWSAQTADKYYYGGGGPDPGPAPNPAPAPNPAPAPNPAPAPNPAPAPNPAPAPNPAPAPNPAPAPNPAPAPNPAPAPNPAPAPNPAPAPNPAPAPNPAPAPNPAPAPNPAPAPDPAPAPNPTPAPSTNINDIIQQIQNLINNLINSARDIDNRCCVGTKGMKTVRLTDKLSYSFNLAKSQPGELPSFKASVDEQEIRRLSALPRAKSGNTTLSDSGRYLADLPDCFKAYPDNPFKVYSDAVTYIENNGGFPTDAVLDSFCPVFEIDNSGNKSILNYFLSFKRVREGYEISGTRGDCISLLLGKDGVILYQRIWRKLEELPPAKSYLIGPVAALTKSAQAISSMIKGDCQVSLTEYSLGFYSPPGEKTESIILKPCYHFAAADGYKFHVDAETGELLK, from the coding sequence ATGAAAAAATATTTCGGATTCCTTTTAACGGTTCTTTTTATATCCAGCCTGAGCGCTAAAATCAATACTTTCAGCCGTTTCACGAAGGATGTGGAATTCAAAGCAGCCCAGAGTCAATGTCTGAAAGAAGGTGCGAAGTATACTGTAAACCCTGATACGATCACAGGGGATATCCCTCTGGAAAAACTTTGCGGCTTAAAAATACCCAAAAACATCAATCAGGACCTCAAAGACAACAAACTGGTTCTTCCCAGACTCAAAGCAGCGCTGCCTCAGAAATTCGACTGGCGGGAAAAAGGTGGTGTCACAGCCTGCAAACATCAGGGAGAATGCGGATCCTGCTGGGCTTTTGCCTCAATCGGGGTGCTGGAAGCTGCGATCAAGATTAAAGACAAGCAGGAAGTCGATCTCTCAGAACAGGACCTGCTCTGCTGCAACCCCTGGGGTGATGGCTGCGGCGGAGGCTGGATCTCAGCCGTGAAGTTTTTCAAGACCGAAGGCGCTGCCCTGGAACGTGACTATCCATATCTGGGTTATGATGCTGAATGCAAAAACAGTATAAAACGTCCCTTTCGGATCAAAAGCTGCGGTTATATAGGAAATTCGGTCAGCGAAATCAAGCAGGCAATTCAAGAATACGGGCCTGTCTGTTCGGTTGTTGCTGCGGACAGGGTTTTTAAGCAGTACTCAGGCGGAATTTTCAATCATGATTCAATGAATGGCATCAACCATGCCATCATGCTTGTAGGCTGGGACGATACTCTGGGTGAAAATGGTTGCTGGATACTAAAAAACTCATGGGGTACCCGCTGGGGTGAAAATGGCTTCATGAATATCGAATATGGCCGCTGCCAGGTGGGAGCTTCCAATGTTGCTGTTGTTTACGAAGGGAATCCTCCAGTATCACCGGACCCGGCTCCGACCCCTTCACCTGATCCAGCACCCAATCCAGCACCTGATCCATCACCCAATCCAGCACCTGGTCCATCACCCAATCCAGCACCCAGTCCTTCTCCTAATCCCGCACCTGATCCTTCCCCAGATCCAGTACCTGCTAAAAACGGCAGTGCCCGGGTGATGGCGGATGACGGCGGAAATCTTTCCAACAACGATGCCGGTATCTTCCGGGACGGCCTGAAAAACATCGGCTGGAAGATCGAAAGTTTCCTGGAAAATTCTCAGGTCGAAAAAAAGTGTTTTAACCCTGAAACCCCTATAGATCTGGTATATTTCACAGGTCACGGTGCTCCAGGTTATATTCATTTTGAAAACGGTGGAATCAACAGGGAAGAAGTGAGCGGAAAAAATGTCAAATATTTAATCAGTGCTACCTGCCTGACTGTCGCAGAAAACATCTGGAAGCAGAATTTCGGACAGGGTCTGAAATCTGTAATGGGCTACTATCAGACATCCTATGACGGCCCGGATGACGATGTGGCGTCAATTTTCACAAAAGCCATCAATGGTCTCAGTCCGGATGCAGATGTTACCCGGTATGTTTCAGCCTGGAAGAAAGCTAATCTTGAATCCAATGGAGGCCTTGAAGACCGCTGGAGTGCCCAGACAGCTGATAAATATTACTATGGTGGAGGAGGTCCGGATCCTGGACCTGCACCTAACCCGGCTCCAGCACCTAACCCGGCTCCAGCACCCAACCCGGCTCCAGCACCCAACCCGGCTCCAGCACCCAACCCGGCTCCAGCACCCAACCCGGCGCCAGCGCCCAATCCAGCGCCTGCGCCCAATCCAGCGCCAGCACCCAATCCAGCACCTGCGCCCAATCCAGCGCCTGCGCCAAACCCGGCTCCAGCACCCAATCCAGCACCTGCGCCCAATCCAGCGCCTGCGCCAAACCCGGCTCCAGCACCCAACCCGGCGCCAGCGCCTGATCCAGCTCCAGCACCTAATCCTACTCCTGCACCGAGTACCAATATCAATGACATTATCCAGCAGATCCAGAATCTGATCAACAATCTGATCAATTCCGCCCGTGACATTGACAACCGTTGCTGTGTTGGAACCAAAGGAATGAAAACAGTACGTCTCACCGATAAACTGAGCTATTCCTTCAATCTCGCCAAATCACAACCTGGCGAACTCCCCAGTTTCAAAGCTTCAGTCGATGAACAGGAAATCAGGAGACTCAGCGCTCTGCCACGTGCCAAGAGCGGCAACACCACTCTGAGCGACTCAGGCAGATACCTTGCAGATCTGCCGGATTGTTTTAAGGCTTACCCGGACAATCCATTCAAAGTTTATTCAGATGCTGTCACATACATAGAAAACAATGGCGGTTTCCCAACCGACGCAGTGCTGGATTCTTTCTGCCCTGTCTTTGAAATTGATAATTCAGGCAACAAGTCCATCCTCAATTATTTTCTGTCATTCAAAAGAGTCAGGGAAGGTTACGAGATATCAGGGACCAGGGGCGACTGCATCAGTCTACTGCTTGGAAAAGACGGAGTAATTCTTTACCAGCGTATCTGGCGGAAACTGGAAGAATTGCCTCCTGCAAAAAGTTATCTGATCGGGCCTGTGGCAGCCCTGACCAAGTCAGCGCAGGCGATTTCTTCCATGATCAAGGGAGACTGCCAGGTCAGCCTGACCGAATATTCGCTTGGTTTTTACTCTCCGCCTGGTGAAAAAACCGAGTCAATCATCTTGAAACCGTGCTATCATTTTGCGGCAGCTGACGGTTACAAATTTCATGTGGACGCAGAGACTGGTGAACTGTTAAAATAA
- a CDS encoding sugar phosphate isomerase/epimerase: protein MDITKRNIFGFTVVLKPPEEYLEMAVRDGLDQLEIDLLYKYNCVNSFDDERIRKLNLFAEQHNLRYSLHTPYCFNPAEAVSEIRPHCVEYLKNCVRLAKKLNATHLTTHLGYCIGMPTWDWLRKAGFDRLCDTLNQVAAVCGELKLPLALENVNPMPKGMQFFYLGDKVSDLVHIFNEVDHPYVRFCLDVGHANTAEGPLEYIRKFPDRIINVHYHDNHGTQDEHLNIGEGSMPWKVILSELFKLGFHGPFISECFNETQLQSKTKLESYI, encoded by the coding sequence ATGGATATCACAAAACGAAATATTTTCGGTTTCACAGTGGTGCTGAAACCGCCAGAGGAATATCTGGAAATGGCAGTCAGGGACGGCCTGGACCAGCTGGAAATTGATCTTCTCTATAAATACAATTGTGTGAACTCCTTTGACGATGAACGCATCCGAAAGCTGAACCTGTTCGCAGAGCAACACAATCTGCGTTACAGCCTGCACACTCCGTATTGCTTCAATCCGGCAGAAGCAGTCAGCGAAATCCGCCCTCATTGTGTGGAGTATTTAAAAAACTGCGTCAGGCTTGCCAAAAAACTGAATGCCACCCATCTCACGACTCATCTTGGATACTGTATCGGCATGCCAACCTGGGACTGGTTGCGCAAGGCCGGATTCGACCGTCTCTGCGACACACTCAATCAGGTGGCTGCAGTCTGCGGCGAGCTGAAGCTTCCCCTGGCCCTGGAAAACGTCAATCCCATGCCAAAAGGCATGCAGTTCTTCTATCTGGGAGACAAAGTCTCTGACCTGGTGCATATATTCAATGAAGTGGATCACCCCTATGTACGATTCTGCCTTGATGTGGGTCATGCCAATACAGCTGAAGGTCCGCTGGAATATATCCGCAAATTCCCTGACAGGATCATCAATGTGCATTATCACGACAATCACGGCACCCAGGACGAACACCTGAATATCGGCGAAGGCAGCATGCCCTGGAAGGTAATTCTCTCAGAACTTTTCAAACTTGGTTTTCATGGCCCGTTTATCAGCGAATGCTTTAATGAAACCCAACTCCAGTCCAAAACCAAGCTCGAATCATATATTTAA
- a CDS encoding DUF4846 domain-containing protein encodes MFRLIVTFIRYFYCAAVAVTLILLSFPSTACCDVSPYKWLPEYVPESAMILKIHTPQNYRRIRYQDDSYAEWLRHLPLKKEGSKVYLGYAMKNIQLNHVAIIDIDQGKRELQKGIGFTYRLLAEYMYSLEMYQDLRYETEQGTQISFFWDLYGYKPTVIKNDYQWNWKRQSIKDYDRFQEFMWKYVKAGTYEGTFQKLERLKNFNDLRIGDLITRNGFDGCALLVIDMAVNPLDQTKVYLFAFNSVPNQDLQIMANLGDRELSPWYSFKKFNVKISTTEFVFQQSDAFRIWNKEPKAAPGLSPYYLEMPVKE; translated from the coding sequence ATGTTCAGACTAATTGTAACATTCATCAGATACTTCTACTGCGCAGCTGTTGCTGTGACTTTGATTCTGCTGTCTTTTCCATCAACAGCCTGCTGCGATGTTTCACCTTATAAGTGGCTGCCTGAATATGTCCCTGAGAGCGCAATGATCCTGAAAATCCATACACCTCAGAACTACAGGCGGATCCGTTATCAGGATGATTCCTATGCTGAATGGCTGCGCCATCTGCCTCTGAAAAAAGAGGGCTCTAAAGTTTATCTGGGATATGCCATGAAAAACATTCAGCTGAATCATGTCGCAATCATCGACATAGACCAGGGAAAGCGCGAGCTGCAGAAGGGCATTGGATTTACATACCGCCTGCTTGCTGAGTACATGTATTCACTGGAAATGTATCAGGATCTGCGATATGAAACTGAGCAGGGTACTCAGATTTCCTTTTTCTGGGATCTGTATGGCTATAAACCTACTGTAATTAAAAACGACTATCAGTGGAACTGGAAGCGGCAGTCGATCAAGGACTACGACAGATTCCAGGAATTCATGTGGAAATATGTCAAGGCAGGCACATACGAAGGGACTTTCCAGAAGCTCGAACGGCTGAAAAATTTTAATGATCTGAGAATCGGTGACTTGATCACCAGGAATGGATTCGATGGCTGCGCTCTGCTGGTGATTGATATGGCGGTTAATCCTCTTGATCAGACTAAAGTTTACCTGTTTGCTTTCAATTCAGTTCCAAATCAGGATCTGCAGATAATGGCGAATCTAGGCGACCGGGAATTGTCTCCCTGGTATTCCTTCAAGAAATTCAACGTTAAAATCAGCACAACTGAGTTCGTGTTTCAGCAATCCGACGCATTCAGGATCTGGAACAAAGAACCAAAAGCTGCTCCAGGGCTCAGCCCATATTATCTGGAAATGCCTGTAAAAGAGTAG
- a CDS encoding ankyrin repeat domain-containing protein, whose amino-acid sequence MPVKEKVQKIFFLIAAAAVLMIPTGCGKPEPAGQILPGTQQSQTNCLLFLVKEGGSQILQKYDTVTGSFEKINLSGTLDMTSHPCVFGSRLVYSATVSGKTAIFFSGTSGADQKNAAEMPGRNFYPSFSPDGKKILFTSDRDGNEEIYLMNSDGSNQKNLTGNPAKDNLSVFAPDGTKIAFVSNRDKNSEIYLMDIDGGNQKRITKNDFPDAFPVFSPDCLRIAFLSKQSGNFDIFSMALDGSSPKRLTENTDLDGYPFYSPDGGIFYVSKQAGATDIWRMNQDGTDQRKITGTSQDKILCWVGMMLSGEIRDPQPESRPATKEIEKTVKKTVKKSAALSETDKLLFAAIRANDAATVETALNSSANPNSSDSGSSPLFAALSMRNLEIADALVKKGADVNCPLHFGNTPLLFALSWNNLEIVKFLIERGADVNQPNDNGTTPLITAVQLHKQDLIEILISKGADLNKRDGKGKSALDYARDGSDDAIAAILIKAGAKGN is encoded by the coding sequence ATGCCTGTGAAAGAGAAAGTACAGAAGATTTTTTTTCTGATTGCCGCAGCTGCGGTTTTAATGATACCCACAGGATGCGGAAAGCCCGAGCCTGCAGGTCAAATCCTGCCGGGTACGCAACAATCGCAGACCAACTGCCTGCTTTTCCTTGTCAAAGAAGGCGGAAGCCAGATTCTTCAGAAATATGATACTGTCACCGGGAGCTTTGAAAAGATCAATCTCAGCGGAACACTCGACATGACCTCTCATCCTTGTGTTTTCGGGAGCAGACTTGTCTATTCCGCAACTGTTTCGGGTAAAACCGCGATCTTCTTTTCCGGCACCAGTGGAGCAGATCAGAAAAATGCTGCTGAAATGCCTGGCAGGAACTTTTATCCGAGTTTTTCCCCTGACGGCAAAAAAATTCTGTTCACTTCAGACAGGGACGGGAATGAGGAAATATATCTGATGAACAGTGACGGAAGCAATCAGAAAAACCTGACTGGAAATCCGGCGAAAGACAACCTGTCAGTGTTTGCACCTGATGGAACTAAGATCGCCTTTGTCTCAAACCGGGATAAAAATTCAGAGATTTACCTGATGGATATTGACGGCGGCAATCAGAAAAGAATCACGAAAAACGATTTTCCGGACGCTTTTCCCGTGTTTTCCCCTGACTGCTTAAGGATCGCATTTTTGAGCAAACAAAGCGGCAATTTCGACATTTTTTCCATGGCTCTGGACGGCAGCTCTCCCAAGCGTCTGACAGAAAATACGGATTTAGACGGATACCCTTTTTACAGCCCTGACGGAGGGATATTTTATGTTTCGAAACAGGCAGGTGCCACAGACATCTGGCGCATGAACCAGGATGGAACAGATCAGCGGAAAATTACAGGCACAAGCCAGGATAAAATTTTATGCTGGGTAGGAATGATGCTTTCAGGAGAAATCAGAGATCCACAGCCGGAATCCCGGCCTGCCACCAAGGAAATCGAGAAAACTGTGAAGAAAACCGTCAAAAAGAGTGCAGCTCTCTCGGAAACCGACAAGCTGCTTTTCGCAGCAATCCGCGCCAACGATGCCGCCACAGTAGAGACCGCCCTTAATTCAAGTGCCAACCCCAATTCCAGCGATTCCGGCTCTTCTCCGCTGTTCGCAGCTCTTTCCATGCGCAACCTGGAAATCGCGGATGCACTTGTCAAGAAAGGTGCTGATGTCAACTGCCCGCTGCATTTCGGCAATACTCCGCTGCTGTTTGCGCTGAGCTGGAACAACCTGGAAATTGTCAAATTCCTGATCGAGCGCGGCGCTGACGTGAATCAGCCCAACGATAACGGCACTACTCCGCTGATTACCGCAGTCCAGCTTCACAAGCAGGACCTGATAGAAATCCTGATCTCAAAGGGAGCTGATCTCAATAAACGGGACGGCAAAGGCAAATCAGCGCTTGACTATGCCAGAGACGGAAGTGACGATGCAATCGCCGCAATTTTAATCAAAGCCGGAGCCAAAGGAAATTGA
- the aroF gene encoding 3-deoxy-7-phosphoheptulonate synthase: MIIKCDINISEQRYQHILSEIRRLGVTPDILRGRDGVNTPVIGLKGDCIHLLPGDFTKLEGVADVQRITVPYKLASRNYNHLDTVIEVGAAAIGGDNPVVFMAGPCAVESREQILKIAEQVAGQGAQILRGGAWKPRTFARTFEGLKEDALKFLQEASRLTGLPVVTEVISPNLIDLCYCYTDIFQVGARNMQNFDLLDKLGMQNKPVLLKRGVSATLDELLGAADRILEGGNKKVMLCLRGVRTFDYSQRYPADLYAIPDLLRKTHLPIIFDPSHSAGTRSLVPEIARMAIAGGVHGLIIEAHYNPPEALCDGSQMITPDELGQLVTYARELRKLHKALAGKPNG; the protein is encoded by the coding sequence ATGATCATCAAATGCGACATCAATATCAGTGAACAGCGCTATCAGCACATACTTTCCGAGATCAGGAGATTAGGAGTCACTCCGGACATACTCAGGGGACGCGACGGAGTTAACACGCCTGTAATCGGATTGAAAGGCGACTGCATTCACCTGCTCCCGGGCGACTTCACCAAGCTGGAAGGCGTGGCTGACGTGCAGCGGATCACAGTGCCTTACAAGCTCGCGAGCCGTAATTACAACCATCTGGATACAGTAATCGAAGTCGGGGCTGCGGCGATCGGGGGGGACAATCCGGTAGTCTTCATGGCCGGACCCTGCGCTGTTGAGAGCAGGGAACAGATTCTGAAAATCGCAGAGCAGGTGGCAGGGCAGGGTGCCCAGATCCTGCGGGGCGGTGCCTGGAAACCGAGAACCTTTGCCCGCACGTTTGAAGGCCTGAAAGAGGATGCGCTCAAATTCCTGCAGGAAGCGAGCCGGCTGACCGGACTTCCGGTTGTGACTGAAGTGATCAGCCCGAACCTGATTGACTTGTGCTACTGCTATACTGATATTTTCCAGGTCGGAGCCAGGAACATGCAGAATTTCGATCTGCTGGACAAACTTGGAATGCAGAACAAGCCAGTGCTTTTAAAGCGGGGAGTATCGGCCACTCTGGACGAGCTGCTGGGTGCTGCGGACCGCATCCTGGAAGGCGGCAACAAGAAAGTGATGCTCTGCCTGCGCGGAGTGCGCACTTTCGATTATTCGCAGCGCTATCCAGCAGACCTCTATGCAATTCCAGACCTTCTCAGAAAGACCCATCTGCCGATCATTTTCGACCCGAGCCATTCGGCAGGGACCCGCTCGCTGGTGCCTGAAATCGCCAGAATGGCGATCGCAGGCGGCGTGCACGGCCTGATCATTGAAGCGCATTACAATCCGCCTGAAGCACTCTGCGACGGTTCGCAGATGATCACACCCGACGAACTGGGCCAGCTTGTGACTTACGCCCGCGAACTGCGCAAGCTGCACAAGGCTCTGGCCGGGAAACCTAACGGGTAA
- a CDS encoding putative DNA binding domain-containing protein — translation MPLPINLNDLLHCKTVESERLEFKAGWNPLDTIQTICAFANDFHNLGGGYIVIGVEEKNGQPKLPPVGLNTDQIGTIQEEILNLGHSAIQPAYNPVVVHHIVEEKSILVIWVPGGQTRPYKAKLGLGKSCKEYGYFIRKCSSTVRAKGADDTELLSLAATVPSDDRINQRARMEDLSRDLILDFLKKIDSELAPLAAKLPLHELGAQMNIIGGPVEAQFPLNVGLLFFNPEPHRFFPVTQIDVVWFPEEPGGDRFTEKIFRGPLPQMIRESLDFIRRNYLNEIVIKHHDRAEATRVANFPYDALEEAVVNAVYHRSYEEREPIEVRITPNEMTILSFPGPDRSIRLDQLRIGKAVSRRYRNRRIGEFLKELGLTEGRATGIPKILQAMSNNGSPDPDFETDDDRLSFVVRLPVHPEFTIAAHNKDFRPESRPESRPESRPESIREKVLAALLECPKSKSEIAKAIGHSNISGELKKQISLLLAEKLIEFTNPDKPKSRLQKYRLIR, via the coding sequence ATGCCTCTGCCAATTAATTTGAATGATCTGCTTCACTGTAAAACCGTGGAATCTGAACGCCTTGAATTCAAGGCAGGCTGGAATCCACTTGATACAATCCAGACAATCTGCGCTTTTGCCAATGATTTCCATAACCTGGGTGGCGGCTATATCGTTATTGGTGTTGAAGAAAAAAACGGACAGCCGAAACTGCCGCCTGTTGGTTTGAATACCGATCAGATTGGCACAATCCAGGAGGAAATCCTGAATCTCGGGCACAGCGCGATCCAGCCCGCATATAATCCTGTGGTTGTGCACCATATTGTTGAAGAGAAATCCATTCTCGTGATCTGGGTTCCTGGTGGCCAGACCAGGCCTTATAAAGCCAAACTTGGTTTAGGGAAAAGCTGCAAGGAATATGGATACTTCATTCGTAAATGTTCCAGCACAGTGCGGGCTAAAGGGGCGGACGACACCGAGCTGCTCTCGCTGGCTGCTACTGTCCCGTCTGATGACCGCATAAACCAGCGCGCGAGGATGGAAGATTTGTCCCGCGACTTGATCCTGGATTTTCTGAAAAAAATAGACAGTGAACTTGCTCCTCTGGCTGCAAAGCTGCCTCTTCACGAACTTGGTGCACAGATGAATATAATCGGCGGGCCTGTGGAAGCTCAGTTTCCGCTTAATGTTGGCTTGCTTTTTTTTAACCCGGAACCTCACCGGTTTTTTCCGGTCACACAGATAGATGTGGTCTGGTTTCCGGAAGAACCAGGCGGAGACCGTTTCACGGAAAAAATCTTCCGCGGACCTCTGCCGCAGATGATCCGCGAATCCTTGGACTTTATCCGGCGCAACTACCTTAACGAGATTGTCATCAAACACCATGATCGGGCCGAGGCCACGCGCGTTGCCAACTTTCCGTATGATGCCCTTGAAGAAGCCGTGGTCAACGCTGTCTATCACCGCAGCTACGAAGAACGAGAGCCTATAGAAGTACGAATTACTCCGAACGAGATGACGATTCTCAGTTTCCCTGGCCCAGACCGTTCGATCAGACTTGATCAGCTCCGCATCGGGAAGGCCGTTTCCCGCCGTTACCGCAACCGCCGCATCGGCGAATTTCTCAAAGAACTCGGTCTTACAGAAGGACGGGCAACCGGCATACCCAAGATTCTGCAGGCAATGAGCAATAATGGCTCACCAGATCCTGATTTCGAAACAGACGATGATCGCCTGTCGTTTGTTGTCCGGCTGCCGGTTCATCCTGAATTTACCATAGCAGCGCATAATAAAGACTTTCGGCCCGAGTCACGGCCTGAGTCGCGGCCCGAGTCACGGCCCGAGTCAATTCGCGAAAAAGTTCTGGCTGCACTTTTGGAATGTCCAAAATCAAAATCAGAAATAGCCAAAGCAATAGGGCATAGCAATATATCCGGGGAACTGAAAAAACAGATAAGCTTGCTCCTTGCTGAGAAGTTAATCGAATTCACTAATCCCGATAAGCCTAAAAGCCGTTTGCAAAAATACAGACTGATCCGATAA
- a CDS encoding agmatine deiminase family protein translates to MKSALLFLVFFFSINIFSQELTHSQFIKTCGIPWQIRTAKDATPPQGNFTVPAEFDPAEGIIVCWDWTHSKLQKEIIKFIATDTKVFVCGSVDAVKKELTDFGVNMANVRIFNLQLSIWVRDFGPWWIIPENGGREKVLLEAQYGPVQELADKFPGKNHLSGFYDNGGNMMFDGRGTAVCSAYYDKPEKLEEVRSVYRDYFGAGQLIFLKKLLKENTGHVDLYCKFLGRNTILLGEYRNAQDGVPGNKEILDEDYQTLTAAKNLSGEPYRVERIPMPKYGNNNGDIVNFSYLNSLIVNRKVLVPIYNIGTDQEALEIYRRLMPGYEVAGFNCRQIIELEGAIHCITIGVYSDPLKVILEFAKMAGDPLKLHVYSSSPLTRAFACYQVSGYFHQTPLSLDNGSYTFPLPQHCGLNHCNFVFQDSEGRTRIITP, encoded by the coding sequence ATGAAGTCTGCGCTGCTCTTTTTAGTGTTTTTCTTCTCCATCAATATATTTTCCCAGGAATTAACACACTCCCAGTTCATCAAAACCTGCGGGATTCCCTGGCAGATCAGGACAGCGAAGGATGCAACACCTCCGCAGGGTAATTTCACAGTTCCTGCCGAATTCGATCCTGCAGAAGGCATCATCGTCTGCTGGGACTGGACTCACTCCAAACTTCAGAAGGAAATCATTAAATTCATCGCTACGGACACTAAGGTTTTTGTCTGTGGATCAGTTGATGCAGTGAAAAAGGAACTCACTGATTTCGGCGTGAACATGGCTAATGTCAGGATCTTCAATCTACAGCTCTCGATCTGGGTCCGCGATTTCGGACCCTGGTGGATCATCCCTGAAAACGGTGGGCGGGAGAAAGTGCTGCTTGAGGCTCAATACGGCCCTGTCCAGGAACTGGCTGACAAATTTCCGGGTAAGAATCATTTATCGGGATTTTACGATAACGGCGGGAATATGATGTTCGACGGCAGAGGCACTGCAGTCTGCTCTGCTTATTATGATAAACCCGAAAAACTGGAAGAAGTGCGCAGTGTATACAGGGATTATTTCGGCGCAGGCCAGCTGATTTTTCTGAAAAAACTGCTCAAGGAAAACACAGGACACGTGGACCTGTACTGCAAATTTCTCGGCCGCAACACAATCCTGCTCGGCGAGTACAGGAACGCTCAAGACGGAGTACCTGGCAACAAGGAAATCCTGGATGAAGATTACCAGACCCTGACTGCAGCAAAAAACCTCTCAGGCGAACCGTATCGTGTGGAGCGGATCCCGATGCCTAAATATGGAAACAATAACGGTGATATCGTAAATTTCAGTTACCTCAATTCGCTGATCGTGAACAGGAAAGTGCTGGTGCCGATTTACAACATTGGAACAGACCAGGAAGCTCTGGAAATCTATCGCAGGCTGATGCCCGGTTATGAGGTGGCAGGCTTTAACTGCAGACAGATCATTGAGCTGGAAGGAGCGATCCACTGTATCACGATCGGAGTTTACTCAGACCCGCTGAAAGTGATTCTGGAATTTGCAAAGATGGCCGGAGATCCGCTGAAGCTGCACGTCTACTCCTCATCTCCTCTGACACGCGCATTCGCTTGCTACCAGGTCTCCGGGTATTTTCATCAGACACCGCTGAGCCTGGATAACGGAAGCTATACATTCCCGCTGCCTCAGCATTGCGGCCTGAATCACTGCAATTTTGTTTTCCAGGATTCGGAGGGCCGGACCAGGATCATCACTCCCTGA